Proteins encoded in a region of the Brevundimonas vesicularis genome:
- a CDS encoding OmpH family outer membrane protein, which translates to MKALIIAATAAASLIATAASAQQAGAPANPGPVIPGVCVYYNARLLAQSSAGQAVEARMQQLAQEVQGELQPYATSIQSDAQQLQASGSSLPADQLQQRRQALQQRAQEAQQLEATRENELRYTLGMQRQAITEAVSPILTALYQEKGCGLLLDRESVFMMNPAMDVTDLAIQRLNTALPTLSFNRMAVPAQTQAQPAAAN; encoded by the coding sequence ATGAAAGCTCTGATCATCGCGGCGACCGCCGCTGCTTCGCTCATCGCCACCGCCGCTTCGGCGCAACAGGCCGGCGCGCCGGCCAACCCCGGCCCGGTGATCCCCGGCGTCTGCGTCTATTACAACGCGCGTCTGCTGGCCCAGTCGTCGGCCGGTCAGGCCGTCGAAGCCCGCATGCAACAGTTGGCTCAGGAAGTTCAGGGCGAGCTGCAACCTTACGCCACGTCCATCCAGTCGGACGCTCAGCAACTGCAAGCCTCGGGCTCGAGCCTGCCGGCCGACCAACTGCAACAGCGCCGTCAGGCCCTGCAGCAGCGCGCGCAAGAGGCCCAACAGCTGGAAGCCACGCGTGAAAACGAGCTGCGCTACACCCTGGGTATGCAACGCCAGGCCATTACCGAGGCCGTCTCGCCGATCCTGACCGCCCTGTATCAGGAGAAGGGCTGCGGCCTGCTGCTGGACCGCGAGAGCGTCTTCATGATGAACCCGGCCATGGATGTCACTGACCTGGCGATCCAGCGCCTGAACACGGCCCTGCCGACCCTGAGCTTTAACCGTATGGCCGTGCCGGCTCAGACGCAGGCTCAACCGGCCGCCGCCAACTAA
- a CDS encoding FUSC family protein encodes MARALSPRRAAEVRAALQMAVGAMAALYLATWLNLPHPYWSVISAIVVIQASVGGGVLTVARDRAIGTATGALAGAVFAFLRPPGLESMALSIAVSAGLLAFFATGRPWLKVAPVTATIVIAGGTGAEGPASLAMDRVMEILVGSGVGVLAILALFPRHARQSFKLQAREAAGEAARLLALVSKAVPEDASEISRRHADLKRRLDALGQAAKNVIDLPGPQRETADRAALVRAFWRVRSDIVILGRGFQAEGAGARLDPWSQDAERAVEQLKALSQGKAAQPMGAIDQSLALSMAVEGDDVALGAAAIGVAHMHRDLDDLAARFADLKLV; translated from the coding sequence ATGGCGCGGGCGCTCAGTCCGCGACGTGCGGCCGAGGTCCGCGCCGCGCTTCAGATGGCGGTCGGCGCGATGGCTGCGCTCTATCTCGCGACCTGGCTGAACCTGCCGCACCCATACTGGAGCGTGATTTCCGCCATCGTCGTCATCCAGGCGAGCGTCGGCGGCGGCGTCCTGACCGTCGCGCGCGACCGAGCCATCGGTACGGCGACCGGAGCGCTGGCGGGGGCGGTTTTCGCCTTCCTTCGTCCGCCCGGCCTGGAGAGCATGGCCCTGAGCATCGCCGTCTCCGCAGGGCTGCTGGCCTTCTTTGCAACCGGGCGGCCATGGCTGAAGGTCGCGCCCGTGACGGCGACCATCGTCATCGCCGGTGGGACGGGTGCAGAAGGGCCGGCGTCCCTGGCGATGGATCGGGTGATGGAAATCCTGGTCGGCAGCGGCGTCGGGGTTCTGGCGATCCTGGCCCTGTTTCCGCGCCATGCCAGGCAGTCCTTCAAGCTTCAGGCGCGCGAGGCGGCGGGCGAAGCGGCGAGGCTGTTGGCCTTGGTCTCAAAGGCCGTTCCGGAGGATGCCTCCGAAATCTCGCGCCGTCATGCCGATCTGAAGCGGCGGCTGGATGCGTTGGGTCAGGCCGCCAAGAACGTCATCGATCTGCCCGGCCCGCAACGTGAGACGGCGGATCGAGCCGCGCTCGTGCGCGCCTTCTGGCGCGTGCGCAGCGACATCGTCATCCTGGGGCGCGGTTTCCAGGCTGAGGGCGCTGGCGCCCGGCTGGATCCCTGGTCGCAGGACGCGGAGCGGGCGGTGGAGCAACTCAAGGCTCTGTCTCAGGGCAAGGCCGCCCAGCCCATGGGCGCGATCGACCAAAGCCTGGCCTTGTCCATGGCCGTCGAGGGCGACGATGTGGCTTTAGGCGCTGCTGCGATCGGCGTGGCGCATATGCACCGCGATCTGGACGACCTGGCTGCACGGTTCGCGGATCTGAAGCTGGTCTGA
- the fabZ gene encoding 3-hydroxyacyl-ACP dehydratase FabZ, whose amino-acid sequence MGMSDATAVEGKIDYAEVMRRLPHRYPFLLVDKAEDFVPATSIVGIKNVTHNEPFFPGHFPIDPVMPGVLIVEAMAQTGALLMSKTLDVAVADKVIMFMSIDGVRFRKPARPGDQLRMEVKVIRARGDAYKFRGETFIEGKLAAEAEFMAMVVTVPAPAPGPAA is encoded by the coding sequence ATAGGGATGAGCGACGCGACTGCCGTTGAAGGCAAGATCGATTACGCCGAGGTGATGCGGCGGCTGCCGCACCGTTATCCCTTCCTGCTGGTGGACAAGGCCGAAGACTTCGTGCCTGCTACGTCGATCGTCGGCATCAAGAACGTCACCCACAACGAGCCCTTCTTCCCGGGGCATTTCCCGATCGATCCGGTCATGCCCGGCGTGCTGATCGTCGAGGCCATGGCCCAGACCGGCGCACTGTTGATGTCCAAGACGCTGGATGTCGCCGTGGCCGACAAGGTCATCATGTTCATGTCGATCGACGGGGTTCGTTTTAGAAAGCCCGCGAGGCCCGGCGACCAACTGCGCATGGAGGTCAAGGTGATCCGCGCGCGGGGCGACGCCTACAAGTTCCGGGGCGAGACCTTCATCGAAGGCAAGCTGGCGGCCGAAGCCGAGTTCATGGCGATGGTGGTGACTGTGCCTGCTCCAGCGCCTGGGCCGGCGGCCTGA
- the lpxB gene encoding lipid-A-disaccharide synthase, with the protein MSRPLKIMLVAAEASGDALGAGLARALKVRLGDGVAFVGVGGPKMAAEGVVSPFDIAELSILGWIEGLRAYGKVKRRVEQTAALAEREKPDAVVLIDSWGFTIRVAKAIRAARPDLPLIKYVGPQVWASRPGRAKTLAGAVDHLLALYGFDAPWFEREGLPTTVVGSSALHMNVDAADGAAFRARRGIAADAQLLLVLPGSRPSEITRMAPIYEATVRKLKTTNPGLEVAVVAAGTVAHDVAGRVAAWPFRAHLVDEAEKYDVMRAATVALATSGTVSTELALAGAPMVIAYKIDGLSYQLMKRFVTAKHITLFNVAADDRIAPEFIQHEATPAILTAAVGRLLADPALAAEQARRQTEALDLMGRGGPDPSELAADAVLKVIADKSAS; encoded by the coding sequence GTGAGCCGTCCGCTGAAGATCATGCTCGTGGCGGCGGAGGCTTCTGGCGATGCGCTGGGCGCCGGTCTGGCCAGGGCGTTGAAGGTGCGGTTAGGCGACGGTGTGGCCTTTGTCGGCGTCGGCGGACCCAAGATGGCGGCCGAAGGCGTGGTTAGCCCGTTCGACATCGCCGAACTCTCGATCCTGGGCTGGATCGAGGGTTTGCGCGCCTATGGTAAGGTCAAGCGGCGCGTCGAGCAGACGGCGGCGCTGGCCGAGCGGGAAAAGCCCGACGCCGTGGTGCTGATCGACAGTTGGGGCTTCACGATCCGTGTGGCCAAGGCGATCCGGGCCGCGCGCCCGGACCTGCCGCTGATCAAATACGTCGGGCCTCAGGTCTGGGCCTCGCGGCCGGGCCGGGCCAAGACCTTGGCAGGCGCTGTCGACCATCTTCTGGCCCTCTACGGCTTTGATGCGCCCTGGTTCGAGCGCGAGGGCCTGCCGACGACTGTGGTCGGTTCGTCTGCGCTTCATATGAACGTGGATGCTGCGGACGGTGCAGCGTTCCGCGCGCGTCGTGGGATCGCCGCCGATGCGCAGCTTCTCTTGGTGCTGCCCGGCAGCCGGCCCAGTGAGATCACTCGAATGGCCCCCATCTATGAGGCGACGGTCAGAAAACTGAAGACCACCAATCCCGGCCTGGAAGTCGCCGTGGTCGCTGCGGGGACGGTGGCTCACGATGTTGCAGGCCGCGTCGCCGCCTGGCCCTTCCGCGCTCACCTGGTCGACGAAGCCGAAAAGTATGACGTCATGCGAGCCGCGACCGTCGCCCTGGCCACCAGCGGCACCGTGTCGACCGAACTGGCGCTGGCAGGCGCGCCGATGGTCATCGCCTACAAGATCGACGGGCTCAGCTATCAGCTGATGAAGCGGTTCGTGACGGCCAAACACATCACACTGTTCAATGTCGCGGCTGACGACCGGATCGCGCCCGAGTTCATTCAGCACGAGGCGACCCCGGCCATTCTGACGGCGGCGGTCGGGCGGCTGCTGGCCGACCCGGCCTTGGCAGCCGAACAGGCGCGTCGCCAGACGGAGGCATTGGACCTGATGGGGCGCGGAGGACCGGACCCCTCCGAACTGGCTGCCGATGCGGTGCTCAAGGTCATCGCCGACAAGTCGGCGAGCTGA
- the lpxI gene encoding UDP-2,3-diacylglucosamine diphosphatase — MSAAEKLGLIAGGGDLPAAVAARCDALGRPVFVIRLSGFADEHLARWPGAEFGMAQIGAILKALKAERCTTVCLAGIVNRPDFKTLKPDFKGATLLPGIVAAASKGDDALLRKILSVFEAEGFAVEGADDILGGDTLGAGALGAVSPTEEQLDDLKKALHVAEKSGELDIGQGAVVCDGLVLAVEAQEGTDAMLTRVANLPSDLRGTTDSPKGALGKAPKPIQDLRVDMPVIGPRTVEMAAAAGLAGIGGVAGRLILIDRAAIVETANRLGLFVWGVDR; from the coding sequence ATGAGCGCGGCTGAAAAGCTGGGTCTGATCGCGGGCGGCGGTGATCTGCCGGCGGCCGTCGCGGCGCGTTGCGACGCGCTAGGGCGGCCTGTTTTCGTGATCCGACTGTCCGGGTTTGCCGATGAACATCTGGCGCGCTGGCCCGGCGCCGAGTTCGGCATGGCGCAGATCGGCGCGATCCTGAAGGCGTTGAAGGCCGAGCGCTGCACGACCGTGTGTCTGGCGGGCATCGTCAATCGGCCGGATTTCAAGACGCTCAAGCCTGATTTCAAAGGGGCGACCCTGTTGCCGGGCATCGTCGCCGCCGCCTCCAAAGGCGATGACGCCCTGCTGCGTAAAATCCTGTCGGTGTTCGAGGCCGAAGGCTTCGCCGTCGAGGGCGCCGATGACATTCTGGGCGGCGACACGCTTGGCGCGGGCGCCCTGGGCGCCGTCTCGCCGACCGAGGAGCAGCTAGACGATCTGAAGAAGGCGCTGCATGTCGCAGAAAAGTCAGGCGAACTCGACATCGGTCAGGGCGCCGTGGTCTGTGACGGCCTGGTCCTTGCGGTTGAGGCGCAGGAAGGCACGGACGCGATGCTGACCCGCGTCGCCAACCTGCCGAGCGATCTGCGCGGGACCACCGATAGTCCCAAGGGCGCGCTCGGAAAGGCGCCCAAGCCCATTCAGGATCTGCGCGTCGATATGCCCGTGATCGGGCCGCGCACCGTCGAAATGGCGGCGGCGGCGGGTTTGGCTGGTATCGGCGGCGTGGCGGGACGTTTGATCCTGATTGATCGCGCAGCCATCGTCGAGACGGCGAACCGTCTGGGCCTGTTCGTCTGGGGCGTGGATCGGTGA
- the lpxA gene encoding acyl-ACP--UDP-N-acetylglucosamine O-acyltransferase: MTVHPTALIDATATLGEGVQVGPWCTVGPNVVLGDNVRLVSHVVVQQDTTVGAGTVIHPFAVIGGDPQHNGYKGETVRLEIGENNVIREHCTFNRGTPQGTGVTVVGSNNLFMTGAHVGHDCVVGDNVVMANNATLGGHAQVGDKVFLGGLCAVHQNGRVGQGAIIGGLAAVTRDVIPYGSAWGNHARLRGLNLIGLKRKGYGKDQVRRLLAAYRDLFEGEGEFAGRIDGVAERYADLPEITQIIAFIRDGGRRPLCLPNAE, encoded by the coding sequence ATGACCGTTCATCCCACGGCTCTGATCGACGCGACGGCGACCTTGGGCGAGGGGGTTCAAGTCGGCCCCTGGTGCACGGTCGGGCCGAATGTGGTGCTGGGCGACAATGTGCGTCTCGTCAGCCATGTCGTGGTCCAGCAGGACACGACGGTCGGGGCCGGGACGGTCATCCATCCCTTCGCCGTCATTGGCGGCGACCCGCAGCACAATGGCTACAAGGGCGAGACGGTCCGGCTGGAGATCGGCGAGAACAACGTGATCCGCGAGCACTGCACCTTCAATCGGGGCACGCCGCAGGGGACGGGCGTCACGGTCGTGGGTTCGAACAACCTGTTCATGACCGGCGCCCACGTCGGCCACGACTGCGTTGTCGGCGACAATGTCGTCATGGCCAATAACGCGACCCTGGGCGGTCATGCTCAGGTCGGGGACAAGGTGTTTCTGGGCGGACTGTGCGCGGTGCACCAGAACGGTCGTGTCGGGCAAGGCGCGATCATCGGCGGTCTGGCGGCGGTGACGCGCGACGTCATCCCTTATGGCTCGGCCTGGGGCAATCACGCGCGTCTGCGTGGGCTGAATCTGATCGGGTTGAAGCGTAAGGGCTACGGCAAGGATCAGGTGCGGCGTCTGCTCGCGGCCTATCGTGATCTGTTCGAGGGAGAGGGCGAGTTCGCCGGTCGGATCGATGGCGTGGCGGAACGCTATGCCGACCTGCCGGAGATCACGCAGATCATCGCCTTCATCCGCGACGGCGGGCGGCGTCCGCTGTGCCTGCCGAACGCGGAATGA
- the gltA gene encoding citrate synthase: MTEQAKPAGSATLSFEDKTIELPVLSGSTGPDVIDIRKLYAGTGAFTFDPGFTSTAACESALTYIDGDAGVLLHRGYPIDQLASKSNFVEVCHLLLHGELPTAAQYEKFENSITTHTMLHSQFDRFFEGFRRDAHPMAIMVGTVGALSAFYHDSLDIHDPIQRDISAIRLIAKMPTIAARAYKYHIGQPFVSPRNDLSYAENFLRMCFAVPAEDYHVDPALVRAMDRIFTLHADHEQNASTSTVRLAGSSGANPFACIAAGIACLWGPSHGGANEEALTMLKEIGTPDKIPEFIQGVKDRKYKLMGFGHRVYKNYDPRAKVMQQSAYEVLAATGRENDPLFLVAKELEKVALSDEYFTSRKLFPNVDFYSGITLSAMGFPTTMFTVLFALARTVGWISQWQEMMADPSQKIGRPRQLYTGPTQRDYVPIEQRG; the protein is encoded by the coding sequence ATGACTGAACAAGCCAAACCCGCCGGCTCGGCGACCCTGTCCTTCGAGGACAAGACGATCGAGTTGCCGGTCCTTTCGGGCTCCACCGGTCCGGACGTCATCGACATCCGCAAACTCTATGCGGGAACGGGCGCCTTCACCTTCGATCCCGGCTTTACCTCGACGGCGGCCTGTGAATCGGCGCTGACCTATATCGACGGCGACGCTGGCGTGCTGCTGCACCGCGGCTATCCGATCGACCAGCTGGCGTCGAAGTCGAACTTCGTCGAGGTCTGCCACCTGCTGCTACACGGCGAACTGCCGACCGCCGCCCAGTACGAGAAGTTCGAAAACAGCATCACCACCCACACGATGCTGCACAGCCAGTTCGATCGCTTCTTCGAAGGCTTCCGCCGCGACGCCCACCCGATGGCCATCATGGTCGGCACCGTCGGCGCCCTGTCGGCCTTCTATCACGACAGCCTGGACATCCACGATCCGATCCAGCGCGACATCTCAGCCATCCGCCTGATCGCCAAGATGCCCACGATCGCGGCCCGCGCCTATAAATACCACATCGGCCAGCCGTTCGTTTCGCCGCGCAACGACCTGTCCTACGCCGAAAACTTCCTGCGCATGTGCTTCGCCGTTCCGGCCGAGGACTATCATGTCGATCCGGCCCTGGTTCGCGCCATGGACCGCATCTTCACCCTGCACGCCGACCACGAACAGAACGCCTCGACCTCGACCGTGCGTCTGGCCGGTTCGTCGGGCGCCAATCCGTTCGCCTGTATCGCCGCCGGCATCGCCTGCCTGTGGGGCCCGTCGCACGGCGGCGCCAACGAAGAAGCGCTGACGATGCTGAAGGAAATCGGCACCCCGGACAAGATCCCGGAGTTCATCCAGGGCGTGAAGGACCGCAAGTACAAGCTGATGGGCTTTGGCCACCGCGTGTACAAGAACTACGATCCGCGCGCCAAGGTCATGCAGCAGTCGGCCTATGAAGTGCTGGCCGCCACGGGCCGCGAAAACGATCCGCTGTTCCTGGTCGCCAAGGAGCTGGAGAAGGTCGCCCTGTCGGACGAATACTTCACCTCGCGCAAGCTGTTCCCGAACGTCGACTTCTATTCGGGCATCACCCTGTCGGCGATGGGGTTCCCGACCACCATGTTCACCGTTCTGTTCGCCTTGGCCCGCACCGTGGGCTGGATCTCGCAGTGGCAGGAAATGATGGCCGATCCGTCGCAGAAGATCGGTCGCCCGCGTCAGCTCTACACGGGCCCGACCCAGCGCGATTATGTGCCGATCGAACAGCGCGGCTGA
- the bamA gene encoding outer membrane protein assembly factor BamA, whose translation MNDMTSRAALRLSARSSLLALAVAAGLGAPALAQTAPATTPAAPAQTPAQTPAPTAAPQAAASAAEPRIEIAAPQTITINRIIVQGAQRIDQTTVLSYLPIRPGDAVDASVLDVAVRTLSRTGLFADVQLGIQNGDLIVQIVENPIINQVVFEGNKALSKDKLTKEVTLAPRGIYTRAKVQEDVGAIVELYRLQGRISATVTPKLVQLEQNRVDVIFEINEGPQTGISAINVLGNEAFSDRDVRGVMVTEKSTWWKFFSNNDNYDPNRLEYDQEQLRKFYTNRGYYDFRVVSSVAELQPDDQAFQLTLTLNEGDKYNFGEIKVVTQNDRLNADFLKALVPIREGQLYESDKIEQAVDALTFAAGSAGYAFVEINPTYKANPETDTVDVTFNVSEGQRVYIDRINVVGNTRTIDPVIRRELLLTEGDAFNRALMERSRNNLRALGFFKDVTVEETRGSAPDRSIINVNVQEQPTGELSVGAGFSSVDSFTVNLGISERNFRGRGQNVVARLEWGSLRQQVDFRFTEPKFLGRDLRAGFDLFHSRYDLSQYSSYDYRSTGAGLRLSYPLNGNMLLSTRYFLKSDEIIVPTGFCSGVGQGSSALCDQIGSFINSSAGYTLQVNYTNDPIRPTRGWAGSLRQDLAGLGGDVNYVKTEADASWYYGITPAWVVSVQGSTGYVSGWNGDPIRINDRFFKGGNSFRGFETAGMGPRDLNTTDALGGNFYAIGTVELTVPNYLPEQYGIKTSLFADVGTLGVLDDRYKLTSTGTVNTNIADELSLRASAGVSIHWKSPMGPIRFDISKVLSKEDYDKTESFRFSTSTQF comes from the coding sequence ATGAATGACATGACCTCTCGCGCCGCCCTTCGACTGAGCGCCCGCTCCAGCCTGCTGGCTCTGGCGGTCGCCGCCGGTCTGGGGGCACCCGCGCTGGCGCAGACCGCGCCGGCGACGACGCCTGCCGCGCCGGCTCAAACGCCCGCCCAGACCCCCGCTCCGACGGCCGCGCCTCAGGCGGCGGCGAGTGCCGCCGAACCGCGCATCGAGATCGCTGCGCCGCAGACGATCACGATAAACCGCATCATCGTTCAGGGCGCGCAGCGGATCGACCAGACGACGGTCCTTTCCTATCTGCCGATCCGTCCCGGTGATGCGGTCGACGCCTCGGTGCTGGACGTCGCGGTGCGCACCCTGTCGCGGACGGGCCTGTTCGCCGATGTGCAACTGGGCATCCAGAACGGCGACCTGATCGTCCAGATCGTCGAGAACCCGATCATCAACCAAGTGGTGTTCGAGGGAAACAAGGCGCTGTCGAAGGACAAGCTGACCAAGGAAGTGACCCTGGCGCCGCGCGGCATCTATACCCGCGCCAAGGTTCAGGAAGACGTCGGCGCCATCGTCGAACTGTATCGCCTGCAGGGCCGCATCTCTGCGACCGTGACGCCCAAACTGGTCCAGCTGGAGCAGAACCGCGTCGATGTGATCTTCGAGATCAACGAAGGACCGCAGACCGGCATCAGCGCCATCAACGTGCTGGGCAACGAGGCGTTTTCCGATCGTGACGTGCGCGGCGTGATGGTCACGGAGAAGTCGACCTGGTGGAAGTTCTTCTCCAACAACGACAACTACGATCCCAACCGCCTGGAATACGATCAGGAGCAGTTGCGGAAGTTCTACACCAACCGCGGCTATTACGACTTCCGCGTGGTGTCCTCGGTCGCCGAGCTGCAGCCGGACGATCAGGCGTTCCAGCTGACCCTGACGCTGAACGAAGGCGACAAGTACAACTTCGGTGAGATCAAGGTCGTCACCCAGAATGACCGCCTGAATGCCGACTTCCTGAAGGCTCTGGTGCCGATCCGGGAAGGCCAGCTGTACGAAAGCGACAAGATCGAGCAGGCCGTCGACGCCCTGACGTTCGCGGCCGGTTCGGCCGGTTATGCCTTCGTCGAGATCAATCCGACCTACAAGGCTAATCCCGAGACCGACACGGTCGATGTGACCTTCAACGTGTCCGAGGGCCAGCGCGTCTATATCGATCGCATCAATGTGGTCGGCAACACCCGCACGATCGACCCGGTGATCCGCCGCGAACTGCTGCTGACCGAGGGCGACGCCTTCAACCGCGCCCTGATGGAGCGCTCGCGCAACAACCTGCGCGCCCTGGGCTTCTTCAAGGACGTGACGGTCGAGGAAACGCGTGGCAGCGCGCCGGACCGCTCGATCATCAACGTCAATGTACAAGAGCAACCCACCGGCGAACTGTCCGTCGGCGCGGGCTTTAGCTCCGTCGACTCCTTCACCGTCAATCTGGGCATCTCGGAGCGGAACTTCCGTGGGCGCGGCCAGAACGTGGTCGCCCGTCTGGAGTGGGGCTCGCTGCGCCAGCAGGTCGACTTCCGCTTCACCGAGCCGAAGTTCCTCGGCCGTGACCTGCGCGCCGGCTTCGACCTGTTCCACTCGCGCTATGACCTGAGCCAGTACTCGTCATACGACTATCGCTCGACCGGCGCGGGCCTGCGTCTGTCCTATCCGCTGAACGGAAATATGCTGCTGAGCACGCGCTATTTCCTGAAGTCCGACGAGATCATCGTGCCAACGGGCTTCTGCTCGGGCGTGGGGCAGGGATCTTCGGCGCTGTGTGACCAGATCGGCAGCTTCATCAACTCGTCGGCGGGCTACACGCTTCAGGTCAACTACACCAACGATCCGATCCGTCCGACACGCGGCTGGGCCGGTTCGCTGCGTCAGGACCTCGCGGGTTTGGGCGGCGACGTGAACTATGTGAAGACCGAGGCTGATGCGAGCTGGTACTATGGCATCACGCCAGCCTGGGTCGTCAGCGTTCAGGGTTCGACCGGCTACGTCAGCGGCTGGAACGGTGACCCGATCCGCATCAACGACCGCTTCTTCAAGGGCGGCAACAGCTTCCGCGGCTTCGAGACAGCCGGTATGGGGCCGCGCGATCTGAATACGACCGATGCCCTGGGCGGCAACTTCTACGCCATCGGCACGGTCGAGCTCACCGTGCCGAACTATCTGCCCGAGCAATACGGCATCAAGACCTCGCTGTTCGCCGATGTCGGTACGCTGGGGGTGCTGGATGACCGCTACAAGCTGACGTCCACCGGAACGGTGAACACCAATATTGCCGATGAGCTGTCGCTGCGCGCATCGGCTGGCGTCAGCATCCACTGGAAGTCGCCAATGGGTCCGATCCGCTTCGACATCTCCAAGGTCCTTTCCAAGGAAGATTACGACAAGACGGAATCCTTCCGCTTCTCGACCTCCACTCAGTTCTAA
- the lpxD gene encoding UDP-3-O-(3-hydroxymyristoyl)glucosamine N-acyltransferase, protein MPDPRFFETLSPLSVADLAAQIGGEVERGGDRMIAYVAPLSSADGGAIAFLGDRKFAAALATTQAGCVIVPAEAKDAAPSSAAVIISRTPQAAWAKASLALHRPILLDKAITRDEAGEDDSVVVEPGAILGQGVRIGRGSRIGANSVIAPGVQIGRDCVIGANVSVAFALIGDRVKLYAGARIGEAGFGATGTAAGVMDIPQLGRVILQDGVTVGANSCIDRGAYDDTVIGENTKIDNLVMVGHNCVIGRNCLLVANTGISGSVTVGDNVIFGGKAGIGDHITIGEGARVAAGAGVLADVPAGETWSGYPARPIRQFLRETVWLAKQASSKKAPKES, encoded by the coding sequence ATGCCCGATCCCCGCTTTTTCGAAACCCTGTCGCCCCTCAGCGTCGCCGATTTGGCGGCGCAGATCGGGGGCGAGGTCGAGCGGGGCGGGGATCGCATGATCGCCTACGTCGCGCCCTTGTCCTCTGCGGACGGGGGCGCGATCGCGTTCTTAGGCGACCGCAAGTTCGCCGCCGCGCTGGCGACGACACAGGCCGGCTGCGTCATCGTGCCGGCTGAGGCCAAGGACGCCGCGCCGTCGTCCGCCGCTGTCATCATCTCGCGCACGCCTCAAGCCGCCTGGGCCAAGGCGTCGTTGGCGCTGCATCGGCCCATACTTCTGGACAAAGCGATAACCCGCGACGAGGCGGGCGAGGACGACAGCGTCGTGGTCGAACCGGGCGCGATCCTGGGGCAGGGCGTCCGCATCGGTCGAGGGTCCCGCATTGGCGCCAACAGCGTCATCGCGCCCGGCGTGCAAATCGGCCGTGATTGCGTGATCGGCGCCAACGTCAGCGTGGCCTTCGCGCTGATCGGCGACCGGGTGAAGCTGTATGCCGGCGCCCGGATCGGCGAAGCGGGCTTCGGCGCCACGGGGACAGCGGCGGGGGTCATGGATATTCCCCAACTCGGTCGCGTCATCCTTCAGGACGGCGTGACGGTGGGCGCCAACTCGTGCATCGACCGTGGCGCCTATGACGACACGGTCATCGGCGAGAACACCAAGATCGATAATCTGGTGATGGTCGGCCACAACTGCGTCATCGGCCGCAACTGCTTGCTGGTCGCCAATACCGGCATCTCGGGCTCGGTGACCGTGGGCGACAATGTCATCTTCGGCGGCAAGGCGGGGATCGGAGACCACATCACGATCGGCGAGGGTGCGCGCGTCGCGGCCGGAGCCGGTGTGCTGGCCGATGTTCCCGCTGGCGAGACCTGGTCTGGTTATCCGGCGCGTCCGATCCGACAGTTCTTGCGCGAGACGGTCTGGCTCGCCAAACAGGCCTCATCAAAGAAGGCTCCAAAGGAATCATAG